A stretch of the Ctenopharyngodon idella isolate HZGC_01 chromosome 14, HZGC01, whole genome shotgun sequence genome encodes the following:
- the tdo2a gene encoding tryptophan 2,3-dioxygenase A, which translates to MSGCPYFQKKFLSTSKQHLKEDENDDSQSGINKASKGGLIYGDYLQLDKIVTSQVLQSELKGNKIHDEHLFIVTHQAYELWFKQVLWELDSVREIFISGHVRDERNMLKVNTRIHRVVMIFRLLLDQFAVLETMTALDFYDFREYLSPASGFQSLQFRLLENKIGVPHNQRVPYNRRHYRDNFRDQESELLLHSEQEPTLLQLVEQWLERTPGLEEDGFNFWGKLEVNIFKWLRREKENIEQKPASEMKEEMMAELIKQRDIFVSLFDEKRHDHLLSTGQRRLSYKALQGALMIYFYREEPRFQVPFQLLTSLMDIDTLMTKWRYNHVCMVHRMIGSKDGTGGSSGYQYLRSTVSDRYKVFVDLFNLATFLVPREWVPKLDPSEHTFLYMAECCDSSYCSSSSDDSD; encoded by the exons ATGAGTGGATGTCCATATTTTCAGAAGAAATTCCT GTCAACTAGTAAGCagcatctgaaagaagatgagAACGATGATTCTCAATCTGGAAttaacaaagccagcaaaggaGGTCTTATCTATGGTGACTATCTACAG CTGGATAAAATAGTGACATCTCAGGTGCTTCAAAGTGAGCTGAAGGGAAACAAGATCCATGACGAACATCTGTTCATCGTCACACATCAAG CATATGAACTGTGGTTTAAACAAGTTCTGTGGGAGCTGGACTCAGTGAGAGAAATCTTCATCAGTGGACAT GTACGTGACGAGCGAAACATGCTCAAAGTCAACACTCGTATCCACAGGGTTGTGATGATATTCAGACTGTTGCTAGACCAGTTTGCTGTACTGGAAACCATGACTGCCTTAGACTTCTATGACTTCAG GGAATATCTCTCACCGGCTTCAGGCTTCCAGAGTCTGCAGTTTCGACTGCTGGAAAATAAGATTGGGGTCCCACACAACCAGAGGGTCCCCTACAACAGAAGGCATTACCGGGACAATTTCCGTGACCAGGAAAGTGAGCTGCTCCTCCACTCGGAGCAGGAGCCCACGCTGCTTCAGTTAGTGGAG CAATGGCTGGAGAGAACGCCTGGCTTGGAGGAAGATGGCTTCAATTTTTGGGGGAAACTGGAAGTCAATATTTTCAAGTGGCtcaggagagagaaagaaaatatagaG CAAAAACCAGCCTCAGAGATGAAAGAGGAGATGATGGCCGAGCTCATTAAGCAGAGAGACATTTTCGTATCGCTCTTTGATGagaagagacatgatcacttACTAAGCACCG GTCAGAGGAGGTTGTCCTATAAAGCACTGCAGGGAGCCCTGATGATATACTTCTACAG GGAGGAGCCTCGATTTCAGGTTCCTTTCCAACTCCTGACATCTTTGATGGACATCGACACCCTCATGACAAAATGGAGAT ACAACCATGTGTGTATGGTGCACAGGATGATTGGCAGTAAAGACGGCACAGGTGGCTCATCAGGCTACCAGTACCTGCGCTCAACTGTCAG TGATCGCTACAAGGTGTTTGTGGATCTGTTTAACCTGGCCACCTTCCTGGTTCCGAGGGAATGGGTACCCAAGCTGGACCCGAGTGAGCACACCTTCCTGTACATGGCCGAATGCTGCGACAGCTCctactgcagcagcagcagcgatGACTCAGACTAA